From the genome of Pseudomonas putida:
TTGCTTGATAGCCGAGGTGGAGCGACAGCTATTGTAGACAGACGGGTGTAGCGATCTAGAACAATTTCAGCGGTGCTTCGTCGAGCGCGGCCATCTGCTCGCGCAGGGCGAGGATCTGGTCGCCCCAGTAGCGCGGCTGGCCAAACCAGGGGAAGCTCGGCGGGAATGCCGGGTCGTCCCAGCGCCGCGCCAACCAGGCGCTGTAGTGCAACTGGCGCAGGGCTCGCAGCGGTTCGATCAAGGCCAGTTCGCGTGGGTCGAAGTCATGGAATTCGTTGTAGCCATCGATCAGCTCGGCCAGTTGCCCGAGGCGTTCCTCGCGGCTGCCGGCGAGCATCATCCACAGGTCTTGTACGGCAGGGCCCATGCGGCAGTCGTCCAGGTCGACGACGTGGTACACCTCGTCGCGGTGCATCAGGTTGCCTGGATGCAGGTCGCCGTGCAGGCGGATCAGTTGGTGCGGGGTGCGGGCATAGACGTCCTCGACCCGCTTGAGCAGGTCACGCGCCACGGACTCGAACGCAGGGAGCAGGTCCTTGGGTACGAAGCCGCCGTCGAGCAAGGTGTTCAGCGATGCGTGGCCAAAGTTGTCCACAGCCAGCGCCTCGCGATGTTCGAACGGGCGCGTTGCGGCAACGGCATGCAGGCGGCCGAGCAATTGGCCGAGGCGGTAGAGCTGGTCGAGGTTGCCGGGCTCGGGCGCATGGCCGCCGCGGCGGGGAAACAGGGTGAAGCGAAAACCCTGGTGCTCGAACAGGGTCTGGCCCTCGTGCTGCAGCGGCGCGACCACCGGAACTTCATGGGTGGCGAGTTCGGCGGTGAAGCTGTGCTCCTCGAGGATCGCGGCATCGCTCCAGCGGCCGGGGCGATAGAACTTGGCGACCAGCGGCTGTGCCTCCTCGATGCCCACCTGGTAGACGCGGTTTTCGTAGCTGTTCAAGGCCAGGACCCGGGCGTCGCTGAGAAAGCCGATGCTTTCCACGGCGTCCAGGACCAGGTCGGGGGTGAGGGTGTCGAAGGGGTGGGACATGATGGCTCCGAAGGGGCGGGCGGCTTCGGGGGCCATGGTAGCGCATTCCAGGGGGCGGGCCTTGGTGGCTGTGCCGGCCCTTTCGTGGGCAAGCCCGCGCCTACACGATCACCGCCGTCCCTGTAGGAGCGGGCTTGCCCGCGAAAGGGCCGGTACAGACAACTTACGCCGGCACCCCCAGCAAAACAAAGGATGGATGAAACTGAACCCGAACCTCGTTGCCCTCGACCACCGCCTGGCTCTGGAGCCAATCCGCCTCGGCGAACGCACACAGCGTCTGCCCATTGCCCAACGCCAGCCGAACCTCACTCGGGCCCTGGGCATCCGCCAACACCTGCTCGACCGTCGCCCCCAGCACATTGCTGCCCGCCTCGGGCACATCTCCAACCCCCAGCACCTGCACCCAGCCCGCCTTGAGCAAGGCCACCACCGTGGTGCCCAGGGTCAGCTCCAGGCGTGAGGTGCTGTCGTGGGTAATCAGCGCATCGATCTCCAGCCCTCCGGCCAAGGCCAGGCTCACCCGATCATGCCGGCCCTCGCGGCGCAGCCCGCTGACCTGGCCCTGCAGCTGGTTGCGGGCGCTGGTGCGCAGCATCAGGCGACCGAGCAGGTCGAGGTCGCTGGATTGCTCGGCGGCTTCGAGCATCTGTGTTTGCAAGGATTGCAGCCGCTGGTAGAGGCGCAGCACCCGTTCACCCTCCGCCGACAGCTGCGCGCCGCCGCCACCGCGGCCACCGGTACTGCGCTCGACCAGGGGGCGGCTGGCCAGGTTGTTCAGCTCGTCGATGGCGTCCCAGGCAGCTTTGTAGCTGATGCCGGCGGCCTTGGCGGCGCGGGTGATCGAGCCTTGCTCGGCGATGTGCTGGAGCAGGGCGATGCGCTGTGGTCGGCGGGCGATGTGCTGGGTAAGCAGTGAAGGCAAGGACATGGGCGGCACGGGTCAGGGTTCGATGAGCAATCATACATGGCCAGGCTTTGCCGTACGCGCCAGGCAGTACACATCGACCCGGCGCGCTCCGGCCTTGCGCAACAACTCGGCGATGGCCCGCGCCGTCGCCCCCGTGGTCATGACGTCATCGATCAGGGCAACGTGTCTATCGGTAAGCAGGTGCCCTGGCGCCAGTGCGAAGGCCCCGCGCAGATTGCCTTGCCTGGCGCGGGCATCCAGGCTCTGCTGCGCAGGCGTGTCGCGGGTGCGCAGCAGCATGCTCTGGTCACAGCTGAGCGACAGTTGGCTCGCCAGCCAGCGCGCCAGCATCGCCGCTTGATTGAAGCCCCGCTCGCGTAGCCGGCGCCTGGCCAGCGGCACGGTCAGCAGCAGTTGTGGGCGAGGCAGGCCTTCAGCGTAGCGGTGGCGCAGTGCATGCCCGAGCATTTCGGCCAGCAAGCGGCCCAAGGGCCATTGGCCGTTGTGCTTGAAGCGGCTGATCAGGGTGTCAAGCGGAAAACCGTAGTGCCAGGGCGCCACGACCTGGTCGAAGGCGGGTGGCCGGCGGCTGCACTGGGCGCAGGTCAGGCCGGCCAGCGGCAGGGGCAAAGCGCAGCGCAGGCATTGTTCCTCCAGCCAGGGCAGCTCCTGCTCGCAGGCGATGCAGAGCGGGTAGGGCTGTTCGGCGAGCGCGTCGCAGAGCAAACAGTATTGGTTGCTATTTGTACACTTGTAAACCAGTGCTTTAAGGTGTGGTTGACAGTTCATAGGCCTTCCATGACTATGCGAGCTATCCGTGATGCGCTGGCGGGTTTTCCGTGTCGGCGCCAGCTACAGCCTAAACAAGGAAACGCCGATGAGCGCCAGCACAACTGCAACAACACGTCACGACTGGTCCCTGGCCGAGGTCAAGGCGCTGTTCCAGCAACCGTTCAATGACCTGCTGTTCCAGGCGCAGACCGTGCACCGCGCGCACTTCGACGCCAATCGCGTGCAGGTTTCGACGCTGCTGTCGATCAAGACCGGCGCTTGCCCGGAGGATTGCAAATATTGTCCGCAGTCCGGCCACTACAACACCGGGCTGGAAAAACAGAAGCTGATGGAAGTGCAGAAGGTGCTGGAAGAGGCCGCCCGGGCCAAGGCCATCGGGTCGACGCGCTTCTGCATGGGCGCCGCCTGGAAACACCCTTCGGCCAAGGACATGCCCTACGTGCTGGAGATGGTCAAAGGGGTCAAGGCCATGGGCCTGGAAACCTGCATGACCCTCGGCAAGCTCGATCAGGAGCAGACCGCCGCCCTGGCCCAGGCCGGCCTGGACTACTACAACCACAACCTCGACACCTCGCCGGAGTTCTACGGCAGCATCATCACCACCCGCACCTACGGCGAGCGCCTGCAGACCCTGGCCTACGTGCGCGATGCGGGGATGAAGATCTGCTCCGGCGGCATCCTTGGCATGGGCGAGTCGCTGGACGACCGTGCCGGCCTGCTGATCCAACTGGCCAACCTGCCAGAGCACCCGGAGTCGGTGCCGATCAACATGCTGGTCAAGGTCGCCGGCACCCCGTTGGCCGAGGAAGAGGATGTCGACCCGTTCGACTTCATCCGCATGCTGGCGGTGGCCCGTATCCTCATGCCCAAATCGCACGTGCGCCTGTCCGCCGGTCGTGAGCAGATGAACGAGCAGATGCAGGCACTGGCCTTCATGGCCGGGGCCAACTCGATCTTCTACGGCGAGAAGCTGCTGACCACTGCCAACCCGCAGGCCGACAAGGACATGCAGCTGTTCGCCCGCCTGGGTATCAAGCCCGAAGCGCGTGAGGAGCATGCCGACGAAGTGCACCAGGCCGCGATCGAGCAGGCCCTGGTCGAGCAACGCAGCAGCGAGCTGTTCTACGACGCAGCCAGCGCCTGACATGGCCTTCGACCTGTCGGCGCGCCTGGCCGAA
Proteins encoded in this window:
- the bioB gene encoding biotin synthase BioB — encoded protein: MSASTTATTRHDWSLAEVKALFQQPFNDLLFQAQTVHRAHFDANRVQVSTLLSIKTGACPEDCKYCPQSGHYNTGLEKQKLMEVQKVLEEAARAKAIGSTRFCMGAAWKHPSAKDMPYVLEMVKGVKAMGLETCMTLGKLDQEQTAALAQAGLDYYNHNLDTSPEFYGSIITTRTYGERLQTLAYVRDAGMKICSGGILGMGESLDDRAGLLIQLANLPEHPESVPINMLVKVAGTPLAEEEDVDPFDFIRMLAVARILMPKSHVRLSAGREQMNEQMQALAFMAGANSIFYGEKLLTTANPQADKDMQLFARLGIKPEAREEHADEVHQAAIEQALVEQRSSELFYDAASA
- a CDS encoding TOBE domain-containing protein, with the translated sequence MSLPSLLTQHIARRPQRIALLQHIAEQGSITRAAKAAGISYKAAWDAIDELNNLASRPLVERSTGGRGGGGAQLSAEGERVLRLYQRLQSLQTQMLEAAEQSSDLDLLGRLMLRTSARNQLQGQVSGLRREGRHDRVSLALAGGLEIDALITHDSTSRLELTLGTTVVALLKAGWVQVLGVGDVPEAGSNVLGATVEQVLADAQGPSEVRLALGNGQTLCAFAEADWLQSQAVVEGNEVRVQFHPSFVLLGVPA
- a CDS encoding serine/threonine protein kinase, producing MSHPFDTLTPDLVLDAVESIGFLSDARVLALNSYENRVYQVGIEEAQPLVAKFYRPGRWSDAAILEEHSFTAELATHEVPVVAPLQHEGQTLFEHQGFRFTLFPRRGGHAPEPGNLDQLYRLGQLLGRLHAVAATRPFEHREALAVDNFGHASLNTLLDGGFVPKDLLPAFESVARDLLKRVEDVYARTPHQLIRLHGDLHPGNLMHRDEVYHVVDLDDCRMGPAVQDLWMMLAGSREERLGQLAELIDGYNEFHDFDPRELALIEPLRALRQLHYSAWLARRWDDPAFPPSFPWFGQPRYWGDQILALREQMAALDEAPLKLF
- a CDS encoding ComF family protein, with protein sequence MNCQPHLKALVYKCTNSNQYCLLCDALAEQPYPLCIACEQELPWLEEQCLRCALPLPLAGLTCAQCSRRPPAFDQVVAPWHYGFPLDTLISRFKHNGQWPLGRLLAEMLGHALRHRYAEGLPRPQLLLTVPLARRRLRERGFNQAAMLARWLASQLSLSCDQSMLLRTRDTPAQQSLDARARQGNLRGAFALAPGHLLTDRHVALIDDVMTTGATARAIAELLRKAGARRVDVYCLARTAKPGHV